A genomic stretch from Vibrio algarum includes:
- the fbpC gene encoding ferric ABC transporter ATP-binding protein has product MKENSFVVLKNVCKRFGDNTVIGDLDLEIEKGTLVTLLGPSGCGKTTVLRLVAGLEKPTSGQIFIDGEDVTNTSIQHRDICMVFQSYALFPHMSLHENVAYGLKMIRLPAPEIKQRVDEALQLVGLGEMGDRFVDQISGGQQQRVALARALVLKPKVLLFDEPLSNLDANLRRSMRETIRELQQRFNITSLYVTHDQSEAFAVSDTVIVMKDGDIMQEGSPDQLYRSPASMFMANFMGDANIFDGSYNGNQLTINGYNIGADKDVIDGFPEGDYQIGVRPEAILLAGEGEVCQQCQVKGIVYMGSMYEVAVNWHSQELLLQLNSSQFDPEISDHAYLTINPTGIFLLPADA; this is encoded by the coding sequence ATGAAAGAAAACAGCTTTGTAGTGCTAAAAAATGTATGTAAGCGCTTTGGAGACAATACGGTAATTGGCGACCTTGATCTAGAAATCGAAAAAGGCACTCTGGTTACTCTGCTTGGTCCTTCTGGTTGCGGTAAAACAACCGTATTGCGTCTTGTGGCTGGTTTAGAAAAGCCGACCAGCGGCCAGATATTTATCGACGGTGAAGACGTCACTAATACTTCTATTCAGCATCGCGATATTTGCATGGTGTTTCAGTCTTATGCCCTGTTCCCGCATATGTCTTTGCATGAGAATGTCGCTTATGGCTTAAAAATGATTAGACTGCCTGCCCCTGAAATCAAGCAACGTGTTGATGAAGCCTTGCAATTGGTTGGGTTGGGTGAAATGGGCGACCGTTTTGTCGACCAGATATCCGGAGGTCAGCAGCAGCGTGTTGCTTTAGCCCGTGCTCTGGTATTAAAGCCGAAAGTGCTTCTTTTTGATGAGCCTTTAAGTAACTTGGACGCGAACTTACGTCGTAGCATGCGTGAAACCATTCGCGAGCTTCAGCAGCGTTTTAACATCACTTCTTTGTATGTTACCCATGATCAGTCGGAAGCTTTTGCTGTTTCAGACACGGTTATTGTTATGAAAGACGGTGATATCATGCAGGAAGGATCGCCCGATCAGTTATATCGTTCACCCGCGTCTATGTTCATGGCGAACTTTATGGGTGACGCGAATATTTTTGATGGCAGTTACAATGGCAATCAGCTCACGATTAATGGCTATAACATTGGTGCAGACAAAGATGTTATCGATGGTTTTCCGGAGGGAGATTATCAGATCGGCGTTAGACCTGAAGCAATATTGCTAGCGGGAGAAGGTGAGGTATGCCAACAGTGTCAGGTTAAAGGCATCGTTTATATGGGTTCTATGTATGAAGTTGCCGTGAACTGGCATAGTCAAGAACTGCTGTTGCAATTGAACTCTTCGCAGTTTGATCCTGAAATTTCTGATCATGCTTATTTGACCATTAACCCAACAGGAATCTTCTTGTTACCCGCTGACGCTTAA
- a CDS encoding GntR family transcriptional regulator yields MTDWQDNQPIFRQLSEQITEQILQGVWQEEQPLPSVRTVAAELKINHLTVMKGYQLLVDDGLVEKRRGQGMFVTKGALKMLQEKQKTDFMQRQIPLIAQTLSRIELPIDEFIDQLKHFQKLQQDTTGEK; encoded by the coding sequence ATGACCGACTGGCAAGACAATCAGCCGATATTTCGTCAGCTAAGTGAACAGATCACCGAGCAGATTTTGCAAGGTGTCTGGCAAGAAGAGCAGCCGCTCCCTTCAGTAAGGACGGTGGCAGCAGAGCTTAAGATTAACCACTTAACCGTAATGAAAGGCTACCAGCTTTTGGTTGACGACGGCCTAGTAGAAAAAAGACGCGGCCAGGGCATGTTTGTCACCAAAGGCGCATTGAAGATGCTTCAAGAAAAACAAAAAACCGATTTTATGCAGCGGCAAATTCCGCTCATAGCACAAACCCTTAGCCGAATAGAATTGCCGATAGACGAATTTATCGACCAGTTAAAACATTTTCAAAAATTACAACAAGACACAACAGGTGAAAAATGA
- a CDS encoding ABC transporter ATP-binding protein, which translates to MKPLVSVKHVSKRYHQTERNDQQDALHNISFELQAGQVLGLLGHNGAGKSTLINALLGAHRYQGDITINDCHPIKQHAKLMEHLSYISDVNVLPGWMSVAQLLKYTSGVHPSFDIEKAKVTLSNTNILLSSKIKDLSKGMKVQLHLAVVIATNTNVLILDEPTLGLDLLYRDTFYRYLLEWFHDGERTLIIASHEVSEIEHLLTDVLILKKGKAVLQSSMENISEAYFILDAANTHNEKITPLEPLDSHVGLGSVKWLLKREHLSAVEGLGEIHRASLAELFIALQREEA; encoded by the coding sequence ATGAAACCTTTAGTCAGTGTTAAACACGTTTCTAAACGCTACCATCAAACAGAAAGAAATGATCAACAAGACGCGTTACATAACATCAGTTTCGAATTGCAAGCAGGCCAAGTATTAGGTCTGCTTGGGCACAATGGCGCAGGTAAGTCGACCTTAATCAATGCATTACTCGGCGCACACCGCTACCAAGGCGATATAACCATTAACGACTGTCATCCAATTAAGCAACACGCTAAGTTGATGGAACACTTGTCTTATATTTCAGATGTGAACGTGCTACCGGGCTGGATGAGTGTGGCTCAGTTACTCAAATATACGTCTGGAGTGCATCCTAGTTTTGATATTGAAAAAGCGAAAGTCACCCTTTCAAATACCAATATTCTGTTGTCCAGTAAAATCAAAGATCTTTCAAAAGGCATGAAGGTTCAGTTGCATCTGGCTGTGGTTATCGCCACTAATACGAATGTGTTAATTTTAGACGAACCTACATTGGGCTTGGACCTTCTCTATCGAGATACCTTCTATCGTTATTTATTAGAGTGGTTCCACGATGGAGAACGCACTCTCATTATTGCCAGCCACGAGGTATCTGAAATAGAACACCTTCTTACCGATGTACTGATACTCAAAAAAGGTAAAGCCGTATTACAATCGAGTATGGAAAACATTAGCGAAGCGTATTTTATTCTTGATGCTGCCAATACTCACAACGAAAAAATCACTCCTTTGGAACCATTGGATAGCCACGTAGGTCTGGGGTCTGTGAAATGGTTATTAAAACGTGAACACTTGTCGGCAGTAGAAGGCCTTGGCGAGATACATCGCGCTAGCTTAGCTGAACTGTTTATTGCACTACAAAGAGAGGAAGCATAA
- a CDS encoding RHS repeat-associated core domain-containing protein produces the protein MGVLGNTPLMTHQRLYDKHHRLTFAVGTLATDIDNLYIHSDRLDSSVHVLDKTGRSAMRLAYSALGRSYRKYDDVMSYYFDLEPLANYEFAQLMPYRYTGKFTDYSTGFVQMDSRWYNGHNGRFVHPDNWN, from the coding sequence ATGGGAGTATTGGGCAATACACCGCTTATGACACATCAAAGGCTATACGACAAACATCATCGGTTAACTTTTGCGGTTGGTACGCTCGCTACGGACATTGACAACCTGTACATTCACAGCGACCGCTTAGACAGCAGCGTGCATGTGTTGGATAAAACCGGCCGCAGCGCCATGCGGTTAGCGTACAGCGCACTAGGTCGTAGCTATCGCAAGTATGACGATGTGATGAGCTATTATTTCGACCTAGAGCCATTAGCGAATTACGAGTTTGCCCAGTTAATGCCGTATCGCTACACCGGCAAGTTCACCGACTACAGCACAGGCTTTGTACAAATGGATAGCCGTTGGTACAACGGCCACAACGGTCGATTTGTTCATCCAGACAACTGGAATTAA
- a CDS encoding RHS repeat-associated core domain-containing protein, which produces MLDKTGRSAMRLAYSALGRSYRKYDDVMSYYFDLEPLANYEFAQLMPYRYTGKFTDYSTGFVQMDSRWYNGHNGRFVHPDNWNLRNTHLPKAVQHELMQFTGVNTQMLLNDPSQQMAYGYVRGNPLKYVDPYGLYLNPFNRDTTPDITLSSISNDLGTISNIAVTGGLAAGGPTNPVGAGLLGFGGAASIGSVLTGTLSVTKGYLESGDLNETEAAAVLNTGLINEAQDKIVDALPDKYEVPVRTVITGYGVVTGFMFNEASMNSSCPK; this is translated from the coding sequence GTGTTGGATAAGACGGGGCGCAGCGCCATGCGGTTAGCGTACAGCGCACTAGGTCGTAGCTATCGCAAATACGACGATGTGATGAGCTATTATTTCGACCTAGAGCCATTAGCGAATTACGAGTTTGCCCAGTTAATGCCGTATCGCTACACCGGCAAATTCACCGACTACAGCACAGGCTTTGTACAAATGGACAGCCGCTGGTACAACGGTCACAACGGTCGATTTGTTCATCCAGACAACTGGAACCTGCGCAATACCCACTTACCAAAAGCGGTGCAACATGAGTTAATGCAGTTTACGGGTGTTAATACGCAAATGTTACTCAATGACCCAAGCCAACAGATGGCCTATGGTTATGTGCGAGGCAATCCGCTGAAGTATGTGGATCCGTATGGGTTGTATCTCAACCCATTCAACAGAGATACAACACCAGATATAACGTTATCGAGCATCTCAAATGATCTAGGTACCATCTCCAATATAGCCGTAACAGGTGGCTTGGCGGCTGGCGGTCCAACGAATCCCGTTGGTGCAGGGTTGTTGGGTTTTGGGGGCGCTGCGAGTATAGGGAGCGTACTAACTGGAACATTAAGTGTCACTAAAGGGTATTTAGAAAGCGGGGATCTTAATGAAACTGAGGCTGCTGCCGTATTAAACACAGGACTTATTAATGAAGCACAAGATAAAATCGTAGATGCGTTGCCAGATAAATATGAAGTACCAGTAAGAACAGTGATAACTGGATATGGAGTAGTGACAGGGTTTATGTTTAACGAAGCATCTATGAATTCAAGTTGTCCAAAATAA
- a CDS encoding RHS repeat domain-containing protein — MTHQRLYDKHHRLTSAVGTLAADIGNLYIHSDRLDSSVHVLDKTGRSAMRLAYSALGRSYRKYDDVMSYYFDLEPLANYEFAQLMPYRYTGKFTDYSTGFVQMDSRWYNGHNGRFVHPDNWNLRNTHLPKAVQHELMQFTGLNTQMLLNDPSQQMAYGYVRGNPLKYVDPYGLYLDPFSNSVPQYDPSKKIDNNSDAWEHYAHGDGTEKELSERAINELKNHPNVKEQIEKLKNATDSGDKRIDLNFEKETGPDWHLGQTKVYYSEAECSGSRCKTTFSGPYNDKIGTPDSFSDPFDLKETSSQHFNTPLSLEVGEPYSYKVESWSVEYNKQKAKPCEK, encoded by the coding sequence ATGACACATCAAAGGCTATACGACAAGCACCACCGGTTAACCTCTGCGGTTGGTACGCTCGCTGCGGACATTGGCAACCTGTACATTCACAGCGACCGCTTAGACAGCAGCGTGCATGTGTTGGATAAGACGGGGCGCAGCGCCATGCGGTTAGCGTACAGCGCACTGGGTCGTAGCTATCGCAAATACGACGATGTGATGAGCTATTATTTCGACCTAGAGCCATTAGCGAATTACGAGTTTGCCCAGTTAATGCCGTATCGCTACACCGGCAAGTTCACCGACTACAGCACAGGCTTTGTACAAATGGACAGCCGCTGGTACAACGGTCACAACGGTCGATTTGTCCATCCGGACAACTGGAACCTGCGCAACACCCATTTACCAAAAGCGGTGCAACATGAGTTAATGCAGTTTACGGGGTTGAATACTCAAATGTTACTCAATGACCCAAGCCAACAGATGGCCTATGGTTATGTGCGCGGTAATCCGCTGAAGTATGTGGATCCGTATGGGTTGTATCTTGATCCGTTTAGCAACAGTGTTCCGCAATATGACCCTTCAAAAAAAATAGACAATAACAGTGATGCTTGGGAACACTATGCTCATGGAGATGGCACTGAAAAAGAACTCAGTGAAAGAGCTATCAATGAATTAAAGAATCACCCTAATGTAAAAGAACAAATTGAAAAATTAAAGAATGCAACTGATTCAGGTGATAAACGGATCGATTTGAACTTTGAAAAAGAAACTGGTCCAGACTGGCATCTCGGCCAAACCAAGGTCTATTATTCTGAAGCTGAATGCTCTGGTAGTAGGTGCAAGACTACTTTTTCTGGACCATATAATGACAAAATTGGAACGCCAGATTCGTTTTCAGACCCGTTCGATTTAAAAGAGACGAGTAGTCAGCATTTTAATACCCCGTTATCATTGGAAGTTGGTGAACCTTACAGTTATAAGGTGGAATCTTGGAGCGTAGAATATAACAAACAGAAGGCTAAACCATGCGAAAAATAG